In Alteribacter keqinensis, the sequence GGAACTGATGGTCGTTCTTGTCACCCGCGGCAAAGAGCTTCCTAATAAGAAGAATCTTGTCGATGACATACGGGAAAACCTTCCCCATGTTACGTCGATTGTGCAGAACATTAACCCGAAACGTACCAACGTCATTTTTGGAGAAAAAACAGAAGTCCTGTGGGGCGAAGACGTAATCTACGACTCCATTGGAGACATCCGCTTCGCTATTTCTCCCCGTTCGTTTTACCAGGTGAATCCGTCCCAGACAAAAGTGCTCTATGATAAAGCGCTGGAATACGCCGATCTGTCCGGCAGTGAAACGGTAATCGACGCTTACTGCGGCATTGGCACCATTAGCCTGTTCCTGGCTCAAAAAGCGAAGAAGGTTCTTGGAGTGGAGGTCGTACCGGAAGCGATTAAGGACGCCAAAAACAATGCAAAACTGAACGGTCTGACTAACACAGACTTTGTTGTCGGTGAAGCGGAGAAAGTCATGCCGTGGTGGTCCGCCCAGGGTGTCCGCCCGGAAGTGGTCGTCGTTGATCCGCCGCGAAAAGGCTGCGACGAAGAACTCCTCGAAGCGATTGTAAACATGAAGCCCGAGCGTGTTGTCTATGTTTCCTGTAACCCTGCAACGCTTGCCCGGGACTTGAAGTACCTGGACGAGCACGGATACGAGACGAAAGAAGTCCAACCGGTGGATATGTTTCCGCAGACGACACATGTGGAGTGTGTAGCACAACTCGTCTTAAAGTCGTAATCAAAAAATTCTATACCGACCATGAATTCGTTAAAACGATTTCGGGGTCTTTTTCCTGTTACAGCCTTGTCCGATCTTCCACTTTCCTTTTCAGTCTTTTACCAAATCTCGAACTGTAGAATGCACGATTGAATGGGTGGATTTAGCAGGAGGTGTTCTGGTTGTAAAGAGATTTTGAAATAAAAATTACCATCTCCGATCCGTTTGATAAACAGGGCTTAAACATGGTATAAGTGTAGAAGAAACAGGGACATCCTGCTTTTGAATTTTGGGATAACCGGTTGGTCTGGTATCCCATAATGAGAGGGTTTTGATTTAATGATGAAAGATAATTTTTGGCGTGAACTCCCACGACCTTTTTTTATACTGGCACCAATGGAAGAAGTGACCGATGTAGTTTTTCGCCATGTAGTGAGTGAAGCAGCCAGACCTGATGTGTTTTTTACAGAGTTTACAAACACGGAGAGTTATTGTCACCCTGAGGGGATCCGCAGTGTGCGCGGGCGCTTGACTTTTACAGAGGATGAACAGCCGATGGTTGCACATATATGGGGGGATAAGCCTGAATACTTCCGGCAAATGAGTATTGGTATGGCGGAACTGGGCTTTCGCGGTATCGATATCAATATGGGCTGTCCTGTACCTAATGTTGTACACAATGGGAAGGGGAGCGGCCTTATCCGGCGTCCGGAAGTTGCAGCAGAATTAATCCAGGCAGCGAAAGCAGGCGGGCTCCCCGTAAGCGTAAAGACAAGGCTCGGTTTTACGGAAGTAGATGAATGGCGGGACTGGCTTACCCACATTTTGAAGCAGGACATCGTTAACCTTTCCATTCACCTGCGTACAAGAGATGAAATGAGCAAGGTGGATGCCCATTGGGAGTTGATCCCGGAGATTAAGAAACTCCGTGACCAGATAGCACCGGATACACTTTTGACGATCAATGGGGATATTCCCGACCGTCAAACCGGTTTGAGACTCGTTGATCAATATGGTGTTGACGGGGTGATGATTGGCCGTGGTATTTTTCATAATCCATTTGCCTTTGAAAAAGAGAAGAAAGATCACAGCAGTAAGGAACTGCTTGATCTCTTAAGACTTCATCTGGATCTTCACGATAAATATTCACATTTAGGGCTGCGTCCGTTCAAGGCTCTTCACCGCTTTTTTAAGATCTATGTCAAAGGATTCCGCGGGGCGAGTGAATTAAGAAATCAACTGATGAGCACAGAGTCAACAGATGAAGTGCGTGAATTACTCGATAACTTTGAGTTAAAGAGTCTGTAGGGCATTGGGGAACGGTAGAAGGTCGTGATTCAAGGGGAAAGTAAAGCAGTGTGTTAAACTGGTGTGCCTCCAAATAGTTAGAATTTATACGAAGCAGGAAATTGGCTGGCGTGAAGGAGGTAGTGAACTCAAATCATGCCCGCCATTTTTTCTTTAAAGTTGTTAGTATAGTAATCTTTAATCAGGGTAATATTTGCAAATTAGAAGCTCGCGAATGGGTAAGATTATTATTTCTTAAATAATTAAACCTGAATGAAGCAGAAAGATATTCCTGACGAAGCAGGCAATAATGGTTCCGTTAGTTTTTGTAAGATCACCAGCGCCGCTTGTGTTACCACATACACTTTTGTCGAGGATTATGTGGCACGACTAAAAGAAATACAACAATCCTGCAAACATGGAAAGATGAGCCTCCTTTTGAAGAAATGAGAAGAAGTTGGAAGGGCTACCGCTTTGAAACGTTAGATGAATTAACGGATGAAGATTTTATTCGCGGGAGTACCCGGTCAAAGTCCGTTTACTTAACGGAAGAGGGTATCAAAGAAGCCGAAAAATTAATGCAGAAGTATTTAGGGAAAGGTCATTTATCTTAACTTTGAGATTATAGTAGAAAAGGTGCACCGGGAACTGGACCGGTGCACCTTTAATACCCTACTACTTCTTCACAGCCTCTCTCTGTCTTTGAAAGATCCTTTCACTTGCAGCCTTTACCCGCTCCCTAAGGCGTTTTTGTTCACCGTAAACCAGCCTGCCGTCACGCTTTACAGCTTTTCCTGCAACGAAGACAAATTCCACATTCTCCGGGCGGGCACTCTGGACAACAGCCCCTACAGGCTGGTTGTTGAGTGGATGAAGGTTCGTTGAAGACGGATCAATAATAACTATATCCGCTTCTTTCCCCGTCTCGAGCGTCCCGACTTTGTGATCAAGTTGAAGGGCTTTTGCTCCATTTTGTGTAGCGAACGTTAGAACATCCTTTGTCGTAATTCCAAGTTCCATTGGCATGTCCCCTTTATCCAGTATTATCTCGTTCTGCCGTGCTCTTTCAGCCTGCATTGCAAACTTCATTTGAGAAAACATGTCACCTGCTGTGGACACAACCACATCGACTCCCAGCGTCACCAGGCCATTGTGTTCGTGAAGGCGACCGGTTGCCGGGTATCCGTGGCCCATCATCATTTCAATTTCTGGAGTCACAGAAAGGGACGCACCGCTCTCGGCAATGAGCTTATATTCATGAGGCTGGATGCGGTTAACGTGTACCAGATTCAAATCTTCTCTCAGCAGCCCTGCATCATGAAGGCGGGAAATCGACCTGTCGTGTGGTCCCCAGCTGCCGAACCCTATGTGCATGGATGCAATGGCGTCAAGTTCTCTTGCAAGCTGAATGTCATCAACGGCGGTTTCCCATGCACTGAATTCAGGCCCTCGAATAGCCAGTCCCATTGTTAAAAGCTGATCGGAGGATTGGAAGTACTCTTTTTTTACTCTGCGGCTGTCCTCGGGATGCCTCAGTTGACTCTCCCGATCCCAGTATTCCCCTCGTCCCGATACCCCGTGAGCAAAAACCCCGCGTATCCCTGCGTCGCGCAGACCGTTTATGGCAGCATCCGCATGTTCGGGCGTTTCCAGCATGGAGTAATCAAGGACCGTAGTCACACCGGCGTCCAGGGCTTCAAGTGAGCCCCACAGGTTTGCCAGGTACATGTCTTCTGTTGTGAGCATGGATCCTAGATTTCCGTAATAAATGTTTTCCAGATATTGAGGCAGTGACCAGTCTGTACCGGTATGGCGGATAAGAGATTCCCAGACGTGGCGGTGGGAATCGACGAAGCCGGGCATAACAATCTTACCTTCTGCATCAATCGTTTCAGTTTCATTATTGACAGGAAGCCCTGGTTGAACATCTTTAATGTATTTCCCCTCAATTAGAATGTCTGCCTTCCTTTTGTTAAAGTGCTTATCCAACATGATTCCATTTTTAATGATCAGTTTGTCCATACTGATACAGCCTCCTCTTAAAAGTTAATCTTGTACATGTCAACGCTATACCCGTAGTTGTCATAAATATGTATCCCTACTCATTTCAAAAACCGGACAAAACGGATAATCAATCATTGAGCCTGTAGAAATCATCTTACATTTTCCATAACAGGACTTAAGATGTTAGAGTTGAATAAAAGGATAGATAAACGTATGGATAGAAAAATGAAAAAAAGTAAATATAACTTGAGAGAAGAACATTTTCAGAAAGGAAGATCCCATGACGAAATCAATAGATACAGGATGGAATCTGGACAATAGTTACGCCCGGCTGCCGGAATCGTTTTTCAGCTTGATCAATCCAAATCCGGTTGCAGATCCAGAGCTTGTCGTACTTAACACTAAGCTGGCAGCCACATTGGGCCTGAATGCTGAAGAGCTGAAAAGCAAGGAAGGGATAAATATTCTTGCAGGAAACGATGTTCCTGACGGCTCAGTACCTATCGCTCAGGCCTATGCTGGACATCAGTTTGGGAATTTCACCATGTTGGGAGACGGACGTGCCCTGCTTTTTGGGGAGCAGATCAGCCCTGACGGGGAAAGGGTCGATGTTCAGCTGAAGGGATCGGGACCTACACCATTTTCCCGTGGAGGAGACGGTCGTGCGGCACTTGGCCCGATGCTTCGGGAATATATCATCAGTGAAGCTATGCATGCCCTTGGTATCCCGACTTCCCGGAGTCTTGCTGTTGTTGCTACAGGGGAGCCCGTTTACCGTGAAACGGAACTTCCCGGTGCTGTTCTGACCCGCACAGCAGCCAGTCACCTTCGATTCGGAACTTTTCAGTACAGTGCAGGAGTGGGAAAAGTGGACGACCTCAGGACTCTTGCTGATTATGCCATAGAGCGCCATTACCCTCATATAAAAGATCATGAAAACCAGTATTTCTCTTTTCTCGAGGAAGTAATGAAAGATCAGGCCTCCCTGGTTGCCAAGTGGCAGCATATCGGTTTTATCCATGGCGTCATGAATACCGATAATATGACCATCAGTGGAGAAACGATTGATTACGGCCCGTGCGCCTTCATGGATACGTATGACCCAAAAACCGTATTCAGTTCGATAGACGTACAGGGGCGTTATGCATATGGGAATCAGCCTTATATTACCGGCTGGAATCTTTCAAGGTTCTCAGAAGCCCTCCTGCCTCTGCTTCACAACGATGAGGAAGAAGCAGTAAAGCTTGCACAGGCTGTGATGGCTGATTTCAGTGAACGTTACAAGCGTATCTGGCTTGACGGTATGCGAAAAAAGTTAGGGTTGTTAAACGAAGAAAAAGAAGACGAATCTCTAGTTGAGCAACTCCTGAGTATCATGCAGAAAAACAAAGCTGATTATACGAATACCTTCCGTGCCCTTTCATTTGATCAGCCTGTAGATGAATTGTCCTGCTCTGGAGAATTTAATGAATGGTATAGGCAGTGGCAGGCACGGCTGAACAGGCAGGAAGGTTCAAAAGAGTCTTCCCGGGAATTGATGCAGCAAACCAACCCTGCAATTATCCCTCGCAACCACAAGGTGGAAGAGGCACTGGAAGCTGCTGGTGAAGGGAATTTCAGTGTTATGCTTCGCCTTCTTGATGTTTTGTCGAATCCTTATACTAAAAATCCGGATAAGGAATTTACTAATCCTCCGGAACCATCCAGTCGTCCTTACCGTACTTTTTGCGGAACGTAAACAAACCTCACGAACGCTTCCTTTATGCCGTGTATAAAGGAAGCGTTTTTTCTTTTTCAGCGTGCCCGGCACACGATTAATTGCTAACTGGTGAAAGTCCAGTCTGAGTAAGTACCAAGAAGCTGATAATCAACTGGTGGAGAAATCATGAGGTTGAAACCCTGTGACAAAATAACTTTTTACGGAGTGCGAACAACTTAACAATTTTTAACATCAAGTGAATCTTGCAGCCTGGTGAAGCAACAATATCATTCCGGTCTAAGAGGCTATGTAAACTGTCCGTTGCTTGCACAATATACAAACGGACGGAACCACAAAAAAGTTATTAGACGACACGTAAGGAGGACAGCAAGGAGAAAGTCAGGGAAAACAGGCTTTCAAAAGAAGGGGAGCTAATCTACAAAAAAAGAAAAGAAACAATAGAGCGAAGCTTCGTGGTCGTAAAACAACTGTACGGGCTTCGCTATTGCAGGTTGCGAAGCTTGAAAGGCGCATTGGAACAATTACAGTCGCAGTACAGAACGTAAGAAATCGTAATCGTAAGGTATTACTTCTGCATAAAGAAACCCACATACGATAAAAAAACGTGTATAGGTTTCCCAACAACACTGAGCCCTTCCTAATATGAAGAGATTTTTAGGATGCATCGACTATCAAAAATTAGCCTGGTTCACATATGTTTCGTAGTTTTGTTAATTCAGAATGAAGAACCCTGTGCTCTGGATTGGATATTAAGTTATCATTCTCATCAATGTGGTAGCCCCATACTGAGAATAGTGCTCCACTCTTTATACTAGAAATAAAAACAACTTCAAACTGGGCAGGAACAGGAATTCCCTCTGCCTCAAAGTTCACAAAATTAAAAGTTGACTCGCAAGAATCAAGATTAATTACACCTGTATCAAAAAGGAGATCTTTTCCACCGTTTAAACCATATACCTGTGCTCGGACGGAAATTGGAGAATTACTATCGTTTAAAAATTTTAGCGCGAGTACCTCTGTACTATTGAAATACGCATTTTCGATTGGACCAGTGGTGAAAAAAAAGGGGCTGACAGTACCCATTACAAACCACCTCCTTCCTGATTATAGTAATAATTTATGAGGCTTTTAAAAATATGTAATAGTTAAATAGCATATTTCAATAGTACATTCTAGTGCCTTTTCTGGTACCGATTTTACATTCCAAAGTTTGTCGGAAGGTGTTTTAAACCACTTTTTTAAAAGGACTTGGTAATGTTGGTATTTGGAAATGTTAAATTTTAACCTCTTGTGCTTACACGATTAAACCTCTTATTGAGAAACTTCTGAGTATCTTGCAAAAAAACAAAGCTGATTATACGAATATCTCCAGAGCACTTTCATTTAATTTGCCGGTTTATGAATTGTCCTGCTGTGCAGAGTTTAATGAATGGTAGGAGCAGTGGCAGTCAACGGGGGACAGGCTGGAATTTTATAATAATGTTCGGCCCGTCCAAACACCTTCTCATGCCTGCACTCCAAGTAAAGCCAGTGACAGTGCACACAGACTAGTAAAAAAATTATAAGAAAATTAGAAGGTCCTATTCTTTATTAAAGGTGTCCATCACCCGTTTTTAAAAAACCCGTACCACTCTTGACAGTTTTGTTCATATCAGGCCGAAGTGAGGCCCGCATAAAACATCCACCTGTAGCGTCATTTATCAGAAGGTGTCACCAAAATCATCATTTTTGGGACACCCTCTTTATTTATAAAAAAAGCGGTTAAGACAGATTTTTGAAGAACTCCTTCCTTATTTTACTTACTAGTCTTATAACTACAGCATTTCGAAGCTTGGCTCATAAACTATAGAAGGAAATAAGATAACGGAGGTTCAAAGTGTTATGACAATAGTTTGGGTAAAAGTTTTACAGAGTGAATCCGGGAATAGCCACATTGTTGTACCAGAGGAATTTCCAGAGACATTTCGTAAATATAACAGTATTCAGCATGGTTTATTACATGTTTCTTGTGAGATCATCACAAAAAAAGGAACTGGTGAGAGTGGAGATATTGATAGTCCTTTGACTCTCAACTTTTCAAAAGAGGTTATGGAAAAACTTTATTTATTTCCAGGTGTTAAATATCAGGTTATCGCTAAGGGTGACACAATAAAAATTGGGCCACTGACCGGTATGACTGTTTCAAATGACAAATCCACAGGAGTTAAAAGAGTCAGAGATTATAGCAGAACCGGTGGCATCTTTGTTGCTTTTAAAAAGAGTAATATTAATTGGGAGGCTAAAACAGTAGTAGGCAGGGTTTATGCAGGAAACGAGAAAAAATGGCAGTTGGCTACCGTCCCGTTGCCTGATGTTATCTATCGAAGAGGATCAAAATTTTCGGATGAACTGATTACAAAATACAAAGAAATGGGTGGCACTCTCTTTAATACGAGACCCCTTTATAAAGGAAACCTCGACACAATACTCTCAAAAGATGAAACATTAAAGGAATTTATTATCGAACAGCGAGATGTAAACACCATAGGAGATATATTCATTATGGTGTACCGGTTTAAAAAGATTGTTATCAAGCCAAAAGCCGGAGTAGGAGGGAACGGTGTATTATTTATCGAGAAAATAGGGTGGAACAGGTTTAAGGTTGCGGACTATAAAAATGTGAGAAATGCAATGAAGAAAATTCTCTCAACCAATCAACTAATAAGCTTTATAAAGGAGCGAAATCTTAGTAATGGCCGTTTTATCGTTCAAAAGTGGATACAATTTAAAACTTACAAAGGTAACCCCGTTGACATTCGTGTTCATATGCAGAAAAACGATGAAGGCTGGGTTTGCAGTGGCGTTGAATGCCGTGTGGCCGCTTCGGGGCAGCAAGTAACGAATCTGGCTAAAGGAGGGGAACCACTTACTTTTGAAACAGTTATGGAGTCGGAACCTGAAATCGACGAATTGAAAGATAAGCTCATAGCGGTATGTAAAATGATTGGTGAGGCCATTGATCAGGCGTATCCAGACGACTGCTTTGCAGATATAGGCATGGATGTTGCACTGGATAGTGCAGGAAAGATATGGTTCATCGAGGCGAATTGCTGTCCATTATTTAAAGGGTTCAAAAAAATTTCCCCATTGTCTTACCGGGCCATTTGTCAAAGACCAATTTATTATTCAACGTCAAAACAGGGATTTATTATTGACCTATAACAAGACACTCAACCTTCCTGGGGAAGGTTTTTTGATGTGAGTCGGGTTGTAGTATAGTCTTCTTCGTTACAACAGCTGAATTATAGATTGAGCAAGGGTAATGTATGTGTTTATCAGTGGCGAAGCAGGTTGAGGTGAATATGCTGGAAGTAGAGTAGAAAAGAAGAAAGGGGGTGAAAGTGTGGGAAGATCGAAATCAAAATATACGAAATATAAAATAATGAAAAAGAATCAATTTCTGATAAACTACCTTCCCGAAACAACTCTTTACACCAGAAAGAGAATGCTGCGCATGCTGAGTAAATACAAGGAGGTCATTATTAAGCCGAATGTAGGAAGGCTTGGACAAGGAGTAATCAAGGTATCTGACCTTGGGGAAAAATATAATCTTGGAAAAAAGCAATATGAAGTTCGTATACGAAATACTTCAAAGTTTTTTGATAGTGTTCCATCAATGCTTAATCACTTGAATCATATAAAAAGCAGAAAAAGTTATGTTATCCAACGGTACATTCCTCTGCCTTTAATAGATGACCAATCATTTGATATGCGTATCATGCTGCAAAGGAAAAGGAGGTCAAGGGATTGGGTTGTTTCTGGTAA encodes:
- the rlmD gene encoding 23S rRNA (uracil(1939)-C(5))-methyltransferase RlmD gives rise to the protein MTKHETPVAKNDTINVTFEDLTHDGAGVAKVNGYPIFVPRALPDEEAEIKIIKVKKNFAIGRLINVTKESSNRTKPPCPIFKRCGGCQLQHLSYEGQLEYKQKHVKDVLARIGGLPDVPVHETLGMEDPWRYRNKAQVPVGERGGHIIAGFYAERSHEIVDMPNCVIQHEENDKVVQLVKGLAKKYGIRAYDEKKHKGTLRHIVTRHGKTSGELMVVLVTRGKELPNKKNLVDDIRENLPHVTSIVQNINPKRTNVIFGEKTEVLWGEDVIYDSIGDIRFAISPRSFYQVNPSQTKVLYDKALEYADLSGSETVIDAYCGIGTISLFLAQKAKKVLGVEVVPEAIKDAKNNAKLNGLTNTDFVVGEAEKVMPWWSAQGVRPEVVVVDPPRKGCDEELLEAIVNMKPERVVYVSCNPATLARDLKYLDEHGYETKEVQPVDMFPQTTHVECVAQLVLKS
- a CDS encoding DUF6429 family protein; this translates as MRRSWKGYRFETLDELTDEDFIRGSTRSKSVYLTEEGIKEAEKLMQKYLGKGHLS
- a CDS encoding protein adenylyltransferase SelO, yielding MTKSIDTGWNLDNSYARLPESFFSLINPNPVADPELVVLNTKLAATLGLNAEELKSKEGINILAGNDVPDGSVPIAQAYAGHQFGNFTMLGDGRALLFGEQISPDGERVDVQLKGSGPTPFSRGGDGRAALGPMLREYIISEAMHALGIPTSRSLAVVATGEPVYRETELPGAVLTRTAASHLRFGTFQYSAGVGKVDDLRTLADYAIERHYPHIKDHENQYFSFLEEVMKDQASLVAKWQHIGFIHGVMNTDNMTISGETIDYGPCAFMDTYDPKTVFSSIDVQGRYAYGNQPYITGWNLSRFSEALLPLLHNDEEEAVKLAQAVMADFSERYKRIWLDGMRKKLGLLNEEKEDESLVEQLLSIMQKNKADYTNTFRALSFDQPVDELSCSGEFNEWYRQWQARLNRQEGSKESSRELMQQTNPAIIPRNHKVEEALEAAGEGNFSVMLRLLDVLSNPYTKNPDKEFTNPPEPSSRPYRTFCGT
- a CDS encoding amidohydrolase family protein → MDKLIIKNGIMLDKHFNKRKADILIEGKYIKDVQPGLPVNNETETIDAEGKIVMPGFVDSHRHVWESLIRHTGTDWSLPQYLENIYYGNLGSMLTTEDMYLANLWGSLEALDAGVTTVLDYSMLETPEHADAAINGLRDAGIRGVFAHGVSGRGEYWDRESQLRHPEDSRRVKKEYFQSSDQLLTMGLAIRGPEFSAWETAVDDIQLARELDAIASMHIGFGSWGPHDRSISRLHDAGLLREDLNLVHVNRIQPHEYKLIAESGASLSVTPEIEMMMGHGYPATGRLHEHNGLVTLGVDVVVSTAGDMFSQMKFAMQAERARQNEIILDKGDMPMELGITTKDVLTFATQNGAKALQLDHKVGTLETGKEADIVIIDPSSTNLHPLNNQPVGAVVQSARPENVEFVFVAGKAVKRDGRLVYGEQKRLRERVKAASERIFQRQREAVKK
- a CDS encoding YheC/YheD family protein, which encodes MGRSKSKYTKYKIMKKNQFLINYLPETTLYTRKRMLRMLSKYKEVIIKPNVGRLGQGVIKVSDLGEKYNLGKKQYEVRIRNTSKFFDSVPSMLNHLNHIKSRKSYVIQRYIPLPLIDDQSFDMRIMLQRKRRSRDWVVSGKAVKVTLKEYFVSNACIQIETLEEAIRKSSLRNSSSEDKISKEIDRLSIILARHLQKYYKKDKEIGLDLAIDKNGRLWIIEANFKPMINMFRHLKDKSVYKEIRSYRKRM
- a CDS encoding tRNA dihydrouridine synthase translates to MKDNFWRELPRPFFILAPMEEVTDVVFRHVVSEAARPDVFFTEFTNTESYCHPEGIRSVRGRLTFTEDEQPMVAHIWGDKPEYFRQMSIGMAELGFRGIDINMGCPVPNVVHNGKGSGLIRRPEVAAELIQAAKAGGLPVSVKTRLGFTEVDEWRDWLTHILKQDIVNLSIHLRTRDEMSKVDAHWELIPEIKKLRDQIAPDTLLTINGDIPDRQTGLRLVDQYGVDGVMIGRGIFHNPFAFEKEKKDHSSKELLDLLRLHLDLHDKYSHLGLRPFKALHRFFKIYVKGFRGASELRNQLMSTESTDEVRELLDNFELKSL
- a CDS encoding YheC/YheD family protein; the protein is MTIVWVKVLQSESGNSHIVVPEEFPETFRKYNSIQHGLLHVSCEIITKKGTGESGDIDSPLTLNFSKEVMEKLYLFPGVKYQVIAKGDTIKIGPLTGMTVSNDKSTGVKRVRDYSRTGGIFVAFKKSNINWEAKTVVGRVYAGNEKKWQLATVPLPDVIYRRGSKFSDELITKYKEMGGTLFNTRPLYKGNLDTILSKDETLKEFIIEQRDVNTIGDIFIMVYRFKKIVIKPKAGVGGNGVLFIEKIGWNRFKVADYKNVRNAMKKILSTNQLISFIKERNLSNGRFIVQKWIQFKTYKGNPVDIRVHMQKNDEGWVCSGVECRVAASGQQVTNLAKGGEPLTFETVMESEPEIDELKDKLIAVCKMIGEAIDQAYPDDCFADIGMDVALDSAGKIWFIEANCCPLFKGFKKISPLSYRAICQRPIYYSTSKQGFIIDL